From a single Pseudomonas sp. A34-9 genomic region:
- a CDS encoding nucleoid-associated protein produces MEIRESIIHGVLKAKETNGADSIGMRRRPVVLPLDDRLTTLCTDVLALYTKLSNGYGTFGQGAAHPFPNIMQDYSNEESNIIEFSNTSCDLIADRMKDQFMATTSWPLFVRYTNQGRDWLLIAMLKLKEGVGIDEETLDLNNSLSFDISHLHEAARIDIEKWQNDQQPYLSFIKRRAGESEITQYFRAAISCTEYTDAKHNTEIAVKAMEDYYAAQGWDADRCQLTRDRLYNFCNERKQEEAPVNLTALSAHINEQDPESFVQYIRENNYEVSEIFSPNPATYKKLMRVSRRFGSVSLSFDVNDLRTETVYYDPDADSIIIKRPPAELVRDMRKALGELDDADEQA; encoded by the coding sequence ATGGAAATCAGAGAGTCGATAATTCATGGCGTTTTGAAGGCCAAAGAAACAAATGGTGCAGATTCTATTGGTATGCGCCGCCGGCCTGTAGTTTTGCCACTGGATGATCGACTCACTACGTTATGCACAGATGTCTTAGCTCTTTATACAAAGCTAAGTAATGGCTATGGAACCTTTGGGCAGGGAGCTGCTCACCCATTTCCAAACATCATGCAGGACTATTCCAACGAAGAGTCTAACATCATCGAATTTAGCAATACATCCTGTGATCTCATTGCCGATAGAATGAAAGACCAGTTTATGGCCACTACGAGCTGGCCTCTGTTTGTTCGATACACCAATCAAGGAAGAGACTGGCTTTTAATAGCGATGCTTAAGCTCAAGGAAGGAGTTGGTATTGATGAAGAAACCCTCGACCTGAACAATTCTCTTTCATTCGATATTAGCCACCTACACGAGGCAGCGCGCATCGATATTGAAAAGTGGCAGAATGACCAGCAACCTTACTTGTCTTTTATAAAGCGCAGAGCGGGCGAATCTGAGATCACTCAATATTTCAGGGCTGCCATATCTTGCACAGAATATACTGATGCAAAACACAACACCGAAATCGCAGTTAAAGCCATGGAAGATTACTACGCTGCTCAGGGGTGGGATGCGGATCGTTGCCAGCTTACTCGAGACAGACTTTACAATTTTTGCAATGAGAGAAAACAAGAAGAAGCTCCGGTAAATCTGACCGCTCTATCTGCGCATATAAATGAACAAGATCCTGAAAGCTTTGTACAGTACATCAGGGAAAACAATTATGAAGTGAGTGAGATTTTTTCCCCAAATCCTGCAACCTATAAGAAACTTATGCGGGTTAGTCGCCGCTTTGGCTCTGTAAGTTTAAGTTTTGATGTTAATGATCTGCGCACCGAAACTGTTTACTACGATCCGGACGCCGACTCAATTATAATTAAACGCCCTCCAGCGGAGCTTGTCAGGGATATGAGGAAAGCTCTTGGAGAGTTAGATGATGCCGATGAGCAAGCTTGA
- a CDS encoding PH domain-containing protein: MIDFNNKGFFKLKQNDEYAERVSALLLDGEEVIDSYKAMRDGVVFTNKRIIAVNVQGITGSKKDFTSLPYKNIVAYSVETSGTFDLDSELEIYFSSLGKVKFEFTGKTSMVEISKYISKHLL, from the coding sequence ATGATCGACTTCAACAACAAAGGCTTCTTCAAACTCAAGCAGAACGATGAATACGCCGAACGCGTAAGCGCGCTGTTGCTGGACGGCGAGGAAGTGATCGACTCTTACAAGGCCATGCGTGATGGCGTGGTGTTTACCAACAAACGCATCATCGCGGTCAACGTTCAGGGCATTACCGGCAGCAAAAAGGATTTCACGTCCTTGCCGTACAAGAACATCGTCGCCTACTCCGTGGAAACCTCGGGCACCTTCGATCTGGATTCGGAGCTGGAGATTTACTTTTCTTCACTGGGGAAAGTGAAGTTCGAATTCACCGGGAAGACGTCGATGGTGGAGATTTCCAAGTACATCTCGAAGCATCTGCTGTAG
- a CDS encoding alkaline phosphatase D family protein has product MSPTPADLIPLPPVLAGPLLRRLEPMRVVMWLVGTRPLSLTLRLQDVGDIPLDAGKCTVIPVGRHAFVHLIDVALDNALPCDTRIDYDLLIDDAEGIADWAAHLLYGDATSANFVLRSRIDQLLHGSCRKPHHPAADGLLCVDQLLATETDAHQRPALLMMSGDQVYADDVAGPMLRAIHALIKRLGLFDEHLEGAVVSDSAKLYEHPASYYHRADLLPALESNETLRERFFGGARKPIFTSSSADNHLVTFAEVMAMYLLVWSPIAWSLINPQAPELTPERLKRYALEQTRIDAFKAGLGKVARALAHLPSLMIFDDHDITDDWNLSAQWEETAYGHPFSKRIIGNALIAYMLCQGWGNNPDAFKDVLAKTAQLSASGNDQYLDSPVQDDLIDDLLRFQHWHFVLPTSPALVVIDTRTRRWRSEMALKQPSGLLDWEALSELQQELLDHPSAIIVSPAPIFGVKLIETVQKVFSWCGYPLLVDAENWMAHRGAAQVILNIFRHSRTPGNYVVLSGDVHYSFVYEVLIRHRKAGPRIWQITSSGIKNEFPKTLLEWFDRLNRWLYSPRSPLNWFTKRRRMRIVPYTPEHAEAGERLWNSAGIGQVFFNEQGQPREIIQHNSNGKAKTRMLAPDLADYPD; this is encoded by the coding sequence ATGTCTCCGACACCCGCTGACCTGATCCCCCTGCCTCCTGTCCTGGCCGGCCCGCTGCTGCGACGGCTGGAGCCAATGCGCGTGGTTATGTGGCTGGTCGGCACGCGGCCACTGTCGCTGACATTGCGCCTGCAAGACGTAGGAGACATTCCTCTCGATGCCGGGAAATGCACGGTCATTCCCGTAGGCCGCCACGCCTTTGTGCATCTCATCGATGTTGCCCTCGATAACGCCCTGCCCTGCGATACGCGTATCGACTACGACCTGCTGATCGACGATGCAGAGGGCATCGCCGACTGGGCGGCGCATCTGCTGTACGGCGATGCGACCAGCGCGAACTTCGTCCTGCGCTCGCGGATTGATCAACTGCTGCACGGCTCCTGCCGCAAACCGCATCACCCGGCGGCGGATGGCTTGCTGTGCGTCGACCAATTGCTGGCGACGGAAACCGATGCGCATCAACGCCCGGCGCTGTTAATGATGAGCGGCGATCAGGTCTACGCCGACGATGTCGCCGGCCCGATGCTGCGGGCGATTCATGCCTTGATCAAACGACTCGGCCTGTTCGACGAACACCTCGAAGGCGCCGTGGTCAGCGACAGCGCCAAACTTTACGAACACCCGGCCAGTTACTACCACCGTGCGGACTTGTTACCCGCGCTGGAGAGCAACGAGACATTGCGCGAGCGATTTTTCGGCGGCGCGCGTAAGCCGATTTTCACCAGCAGCAGCGCCGACAATCATCTGGTGACGTTTGCCGAAGTCATGGCGATGTATCTGCTGGTGTGGTCGCCGATCGCCTGGTCGCTGATCAATCCGCAAGCACCCGAGTTAACGCCCGAACGCCTCAAACGCTATGCCCTCGAACAGACTCGCATCGATGCTTTCAAGGCTGGATTGGGCAAGGTCGCCCGCGCGCTGGCGCATCTGCCGAGCCTGATGATTTTCGACGATCACGACATCACCGACGACTGGAATCTGTCCGCGCAGTGGGAGGAAACGGCCTACGGCCATCCATTCTCCAAACGCATCATCGGCAATGCGCTGATCGCCTATATGTTGTGTCAGGGCTGGGGCAATAATCCAGATGCATTCAAGGATGTGCTGGCGAAAACTGCGCAATTGAGCGCCAGTGGCAATGACCAGTATCTCGACAGCCCGGTGCAGGACGACCTGATCGATGACTTGCTGCGCTTTCAACATTGGCATTTTGTACTGCCGACCAGCCCGGCGCTGGTGGTCATCGACACCCGTACCCGCCGCTGGCGCAGTGAAATGGCGCTCAAGCAGCCCTCAGGCCTGCTCGATTGGGAGGCGCTGAGCGAACTGCAACAGGAGTTGCTCGATCACCCGTCAGCGATCATCGTTTCCCCGGCACCGATCTTCGGTGTGAAGCTGATTGAAACCGTGCAGAAAGTCTTCAGTTGGTGCGGTTATCCGCTGCTGGTCGATGCGGAAAACTGGATGGCCCATCGCGGTGCCGCGCAGGTGATTCTGAACATTTTCCGCCACTCACGCACACCCGGTAACTACGTAGTGCTGTCCGGCGACGTGCATTATTCCTTCGTCTACGAAGTGCTGATCCGACACCGCAAGGCCGGGCCGCGGATCTGGCAGATCACCAGCAGCGGGATCAAGAACGAGTTTCCAAAAACCCTGCTGGAGTGGTTCGACCGCCTCAACCGCTGGCTTTACTCACCGCGCTCACCGCTGAACTGGTTTACCAAACGCCGCCGCATGCGCATCGTGCCGTATACACCTGAGCATGCTGAGGCTGGCGAACGGTTGTGGAATTCGGCGGGGATCGGTCAGGTGTTTTTCAATGAGCAGGGGCAGCCGCGAGAGATCATTCAGCACAATTCGAATGGCAAGGCGAAGACACGGATGCTGGCGCCGGATCTGGCGGATTATCCGGACTAG
- a CDS encoding aspartate aminotransferase family protein, which yields MTAALMNTYQPLALSFTKGLGTRLWDQAGREYLDAVAGVAVTNVGHSHPRIVSAISEQAGLLLHTSNLYSIDWQQQLAKRLTELSGMERAFFNNSGAEANETALKLARLYGWRKGIEQPLVVVMANAFHGRTLGTLSASDGPAVRLGFNELPGDFLKVPFGDIAALEQVQQKHGERIVAILVEPIQGESGVQLAPPGYLKALRELCNRHAWLLMLDEIQTGIGRTGRWFAFQHEGIVPDVMTLAKGLGNGVPIGACLARGRAADLFTPGSHGSTFGGNPLACRVGCTVLDIIEEQGLLENARVQGERLLTRLRAELADNPNVLAIRGQGLMIGIELKQLVRDLTLIAARDHGLLINVTRGKTIRLLPPLTIDEREVEMIVRGIGRIVSAN from the coding sequence ATGACCGCCGCCCTGATGAACACCTACCAACCGCTGGCCTTGAGTTTTACCAAAGGCCTCGGCACTCGCCTGTGGGATCAGGCCGGTCGCGAGTATCTGGATGCGGTTGCCGGTGTGGCGGTGACCAATGTCGGTCACTCGCACCCGCGCATCGTTTCGGCGATCAGCGAGCAGGCCGGATTGCTGCTGCACACGTCGAATCTGTACAGCATTGACTGGCAGCAACAATTGGCCAAGCGGCTGACCGAGCTGTCGGGGATGGAACGCGCGTTCTTCAATAACTCTGGCGCCGAGGCCAATGAAACGGCGCTGAAACTCGCGCGTTTGTATGGCTGGCGCAAAGGCATCGAACAGCCGCTGGTGGTGGTCATGGCCAACGCGTTCCATGGCCGCACACTTGGCACGCTGTCGGCCAGCGATGGCCCGGCAGTGCGCCTGGGTTTCAACGAATTGCCGGGGGATTTTCTCAAAGTGCCGTTCGGTGATATCGCTGCGCTGGAGCAGGTGCAGCAAAAGCACGGCGAGCGCATCGTGGCGATTCTGGTTGAGCCAATCCAGGGCGAAAGCGGTGTGCAGCTTGCGCCGCCCGGTTACCTGAAAGCCCTGCGCGAACTGTGCAATCGCCATGCATGGTTATTGATGCTCGATGAAATCCAGACCGGCATCGGCCGCACCGGGCGCTGGTTCGCGTTTCAACATGAAGGCATTGTCCCGGATGTCATGACCCTGGCAAAAGGGCTGGGCAACGGCGTGCCGATCGGCGCGTGTCTGGCCCGGGGCAGGGCGGCGGATCTGTTCACGCCCGGCAGCCACGGCAGCACCTTCGGCGGCAATCCGCTGGCGTGTCGGGTCGGTTGCACGGTGCTGGACATCATCGAAGAACAAGGCCTGCTGGAAAACGCCCGGGTTCAGGGTGAGCGTCTGCTGACTCGCTTGCGTGCAGAGCTGGCGGACAATCCCAATGTGCTGGCGATTCGTGGTCAGGGCTTGATGATCGGTATCGAGCTGAAACAACTGGTGCGTGATCTCACCCTGATCGCGGCGCGGGATCATGGGCTGTTGATCAACGTCACGCGGGGCAAAACGATACGGCTGCTGCCACCGTTGACGATTGATGAGCGTGAGGTGGAGATGATTGTCAGAGGAATTGGACGGATTGTTTCCGCGAATTAA
- a CDS encoding LysR family transcriptional regulator — protein sequence MDLFQSMSVYVKVVEAGSMTAAALQCDMSTTMVGNHLRALEQRLGVQLLQRTTRRQRLTEFGSLYYQRCLDVLGLVADSERLAEQALDQPRGMLRLTAPLTFGVERLAPALSEFSLLYPQVKLDVVLTNSRPDLLESGLDVAFRLGNFEQSNLIARPLIDYTLTACASPQYVARRGMPKTPEDLQHHDCLSFAYPAGDDWQSVEKRWRLSGPDGEIMVDVSGPMLINSSAGLHQAARTGMGIVMLPDALVEQDLRDGKLVKVIADFQPPSRPMHLLYAPDRYRLPKLRRFVEFVMQRWGKS from the coding sequence ATGGACCTGTTCCAGTCGATGAGCGTCTACGTCAAAGTCGTCGAAGCCGGGAGCATGACGGCGGCCGCGTTGCAGTGCGACATGTCGACGACCATGGTGGGTAATCACTTGCGCGCGCTGGAACAACGGCTGGGCGTACAACTGCTGCAACGCACCACCCGGCGTCAGCGTCTTACCGAATTCGGCAGCCTCTACTACCAGCGGTGCCTGGATGTCTTGGGGTTGGTGGCAGACTCCGAACGGCTGGCCGAACAGGCACTCGATCAGCCCCGGGGCATGCTGCGCCTGACCGCGCCGCTGACATTCGGCGTGGAACGACTGGCGCCGGCGCTGAGTGAGTTCTCGTTGCTGTATCCGCAGGTCAAACTCGATGTGGTGCTGACCAACAGCCGTCCCGATCTACTGGAAAGCGGTCTCGATGTCGCGTTTCGGCTGGGTAATTTCGAGCAGTCCAACCTGATCGCCCGGCCCTTGATCGACTACACCCTGACCGCGTGCGCGTCGCCGCAATACGTCGCCCGGCGCGGCATGCCGAAAACGCCGGAAGACTTGCAGCATCACGATTGCCTGTCGTTTGCCTATCCCGCCGGTGACGACTGGCAATCGGTGGAAAAGCGTTGGCGCCTCAGCGGCCCCGACGGGGAAATCATGGTCGACGTCAGCGGGCCAATGCTGATCAACAGCTCCGCCGGGCTGCATCAGGCTGCCCGCACCGGCATGGGCATCGTGATGTTGCCGGATGCGCTGGTGGAACAAGACCTGCGCGATGGCAAACTGGTGAAGGTGATCGCCGACTTCCAGCCACCCAGCCGACCGATGCATCTGCTCTACGCGCCGGATCGCTATCGCTTGCCGAAACTGCGTCGTTTCGTCGAGTTTGTCATGCAACGATGGGGGAAATCCTGA
- a CDS encoding GNAT family N-acetyltransferase: MNKTLVVRDLLPVETESVRQFLGQHGWGHRTGSPEHFAQLLEHSQRKAVAVQGERIIGFARGITDGLSNGYLSMVVVDDQHRREGVGRALVEHIMGDNPDITWVLRAGREGAEAFFASLGFETSVIAMERPRLK, encoded by the coding sequence ATGAACAAGACACTCGTCGTACGCGATTTGCTGCCCGTCGAAACGGAATCGGTGAGGCAGTTTCTCGGGCAGCATGGCTGGGGCCATCGCACCGGCTCACCTGAACACTTCGCCCAGTTGCTCGAGCATTCCCAGCGCAAGGCCGTCGCCGTCCAGGGTGAGCGCATCATCGGCTTCGCTCGCGGGATCACCGATGGTTTGTCCAACGGTTACCTGTCGATGGTGGTGGTCGATGACCAGCACCGGCGTGAGGGGGTTGGCCGCGCATTGGTCGAGCACATCATGGGCGACAATCCCGATATAACGTGGGTGCTGCGCGCCGGGCGCGAAGGCGCAGAGGCGTTTTTTGCCAGTCTGGGTTTCGAGACCTCGGTGATTGCCATGGAGCGTCCGCGCTTGAAATAG